The following is a genomic window from Mycolicibacterium sp. TY81.
TTCGAGAGATTAGGCAAGGTTCTTAGGCGTGGCACGCGATTACTACGGCCTGCTCGGCGTGAGCAAGGGCGCCAGCGACTCGGAGATCAAGAAGGCCTACCGCAGGCTGGCCCGGGAGCTGCACCCCGACGTCAATCCCGACGAGGGCGCGCAGCAGCGGTTCGCCGAGATCAGCACCGCGTACGAGGTCCTCAGCGACCCGGAGAAGCGGCGCATCGTCGACCTCGGCGGCGATCCCATGGAGAGCGGCGGCGGTGGCGGCGGTGCCGGTGGCTTCGCCGGTTTCGGTGGCCTCGGCGACGTGTTCGAGGCCTTCTTCGGTGGTGGCGCGTCCGCGCGCGGTCCGATCGGCCGGGTGCGCCCGGGCTCGGACTCGCTGCTGCGCCTGCGGCTGAACCTCGAGGAGTGCGCGACGGGCGTCACCAAGCAGGTCACCGTCGACACCGCGGTGCTGTGCGACCTGTGCCAGGGCAAGGGCACGCACGGCAATTCGCAGCCCGCCCGCTGTGATACCTGCCACGGCCAAGGCGAGGTGCAGACGGTCCAGCGCTCGCTGCTCGGCAACGTCATGACGTCGCGCCCTTGTCCCGTGTGCGGCGGTGTCGGCGAGGTCATCCCCGACCCGTGTCACCGCTGCGGCGGCGACGGCCGGGTGCGCGCACGGCGCGACGTCAGCGTGAAGATTCCGGCCGGCGTCGGCGAGGGCATGCGGGTGCGCCTGGCGGCCCAGGGCGAGGTCGGCCCGGGCGGTGGCCCCGCCGGCGACCTGTACGTCGAAGTCCACGAGCAGCCCCATGAACTGTTCCTGCGCGACGGCGACGACCTGCACTGCACCGTCTCGGTGCCGATGGTCGACGCCGCGCTGGGCACCACCGTCACCGTCGACGCCATCCTCGATGGGCCCACCGAGATCACCATCGCGCCGGGTACCCAGCCCGGTTCGATCACCACGCTGCGCGGCCACGGTATGCCACACCTGCGGTCCGGGGTTCGCGGCAACCTGCACGCGCACATCGACGTCGTGGTGCCGACGCGGCTCGACAACCGTGACCTCGAACTGCTGCGCAAGTTCAAGGAGCAGCGGTCCCGCGACGTCACCGAGGTGCGCTCGACGCAGGCCGTGGCCGGCGGCGGGGGCGGCTTGTTCAGCCGCCTGCGCGAAACCTTCAGTGGCCGTTAGCCTTCGGGGCTGTTGGTGAGCCGGGCGCTGTTCTACGTCGACGCGGTACCGGAGGTCGGCGGTCTCGCCGTCGTCGACGGCGACGAGGGCTTCCACGCGGCGACGGTGCGACGCATCCGTCCGGGCGAGGAACTCGACCTGTCCGATGGGGCCGGGACGCTGGCGCACTGCGTGATCGAAGACGCCGTGAAGGGCCGGTTGACGGCACGCGTGCTGTCGGTCACCGACGTCCCGGCCGCGGTGCCGGCGGTGACGGTGGTGCAGGCCCTGCCCAAGTCCGAACGCTCCGAGCTGGCCATCGAATTGGCCACCGAGGCCGGTGCCGACGCGTTCGTCGCGTGGCAGTCCGAGCGCTGCGTCGCGCGCTGGGATGGTACGGCCAAGGTGGAGAAGGGTTTACGGCGCTGGAGTGCGGTGGCCCGGTCGGCGGCGCGGCAGTCCCGTCGCCCGTTCGTACCTTCGGTCAGTGGCCCGCTGTCGACGGCTGAGCTGGTCGCGTCGATCGGCGAGGGCAGCGACGGGACGGGTCACGTCGCGCTCGTGTTGCACGAATCCGCGGAAGTCCCCCTGCGCGAGGTGGTTTCGGCAGCCACCGAGGCGGTGACGCTGATCGTGGGTCCGGAAGGCGGCATCACCGACGGCGAGTTGGCGGCGTTGGTGGGCGCCGGCGCCGTTGCCGTTCGGCTGGGGCCGTCGGTGTTGCGCACGTCGACCGCGGCCGCGGTTGCCTTGGGTGCCCTGGGTGTGCTGACGCCGCGCTGGCAGGTCTAGAACCAGCGCGGCCGGTCACGGCGGGCGAACCTCTCAGTCGCCCAACCATGTTCGGGCCGGCTATCGATGCTCACCGCGCAGGTATGCCGCCTCTGCCTCGGCGACCGCGTCGTCGGCCTGTCGCGGTGTCGGCAGGTCGGGCGCGTTCATCTCGATGATGGTCTCGACGCGCTCTTCGTCGAGCCCTTCGGCCGCGAGGACGCCTTCGATGAGTGCCCGTTGCACCGCACGGCCCTTCATGTTCGCGAGCTTCGCGGTCGCCAGGATGCTGCGGGCGAGTTCGGCCTCGGGCATCGAGGCCGCCTTGGGCGCCAGCTTGATCCGCTGGATCGACCCGGCGATGGACGCCTCGGCCGTGACGTTTCCGGCGGGATCGGAGACCGCGAACACCACCACCCGGGGTGCGTCGTCGTCCGACGTTTCGTCGTCGGCGTCGTCCACCGCGCCACGGACATTCGGCGCGATGGCGTCCGCATAGGAGCCCGCCGTCTCGTCGTCGTACGTCTCGTGATCCGACGTCACCAGGTGGTCGAGACCCGAATCGCCCGGGTCCGGGTCGTCAGTGCCGTCGGTGGTGAAGTAGTCGAGCGAGCTCTCGGGTTCGGCGAGATGCTCGTCGTCGTCGTGGTCGTCCCAAGAATGGTCTGACATCGATCAGATCTGCATCTGCTTGCCGAGGTTGGAACCTTCCTGCGCATCCGTCTGGTCGTATTGCGCCGCGGCCTTGTTCAGGTTCGAGGCCAGGTTGCGCGACTTGTTCATCATCTGCTCGCAGGCGGCCTTGCGCGCGTTGTTCGCAGCACTCAGTGCCGATTGCGTCGACATGCACAGCGGCCCGTGGGTCGCGAGCACCTTGACCTCGACGTAGGACGTGGTGTTGCCGGCGGCGCTGAACGTCGCGGCCGCATCGGTCTGTTTGGTGGAGAGCGCCTGCAACTCTGAGGTCTCCACGGTGAGCTTGCCGCCCATGTGTTGCTCCTTTCGGGAAAGCCGGAAAAACTAGGTTTCGGTCGTGATGCGCGGGGGCGCAGTGGGATTCGACGGGTCCAGGCTCACGTGCACGGGGCCTTTGGCGGTGTCGGGATCGACGGCCACTTCGACGTGGTGCGCGCCGTCGTCGAACGACACCTGGATGGGCGCCCGTCCCGCGGGCGACTCCGTCCCGGCTGCCGCGCCCGGCGGATTTGCTTCCGCGGGTTGGGCATTGGGGTCGGCGGCCGGATCGTCCGGCTTGCCGTCGCCGTCTTTGTCTTCGCCGAGCGCGTTGGGGTCCTGTGCGTTCGGATCCTGCTTGCCCTGCTGGGCGGCCTGGGCCGCCTGCGTCGCGGTCTGTGCCGCCTGGCCGGCCAGGCCGGCGAGGGTGCCGAGGAGACCGCCGCCTCCGCTGCCGGAGCCACCGCCGCCCATCTGCGGCAGCGACGGCATACCGCCCATACCGGACCCGGCGCCGGTGCCGGCACCCGATGCCGCTGGGGCGGACGGCATCTCGGGTACCTCGGGCATCTTCGGCATGCTCGGGGTGCCGCCGCCACCGGCGCCCGAACCGCCGCCGGAGCCCGAACCGCCGCCGGAACCTGAACCGCCACCGCCGCCACCGGTGCCCGTCGGGCTGCCGGTGCCGGGCGGGTTGCCCGTGGGCGGACCGGACGGCGTGCCCGTCCCCGGCCGCCCGGGCTGGTTGGGATTGCCCGGCGCGTTGGGGTCGGCATTGCCGAAATCCGGTCCGTCGCCCGGCTTCTTCGCGGGCGGCGGCATGGTGCTCAGCGG
Proteins encoded in this region:
- the dnaJ gene encoding molecular chaperone DnaJ, producing MARDYYGLLGVSKGASDSEIKKAYRRLARELHPDVNPDEGAQQRFAEISTAYEVLSDPEKRRIVDLGGDPMESGGGGGGAGGFAGFGGLGDVFEAFFGGGASARGPIGRVRPGSDSLLRLRLNLEECATGVTKQVTVDTAVLCDLCQGKGTHGNSQPARCDTCHGQGEVQTVQRSLLGNVMTSRPCPVCGGVGEVIPDPCHRCGGDGRVRARRDVSVKIPAGVGEGMRVRLAAQGEVGPGGGPAGDLYVEVHEQPHELFLRDGDDLHCTVSVPMVDAALGTTVTVDAILDGPTEITIAPGTQPGSITTLRGHGMPHLRSGVRGNLHAHIDVVVPTRLDNRDLELLRKFKEQRSRDVTEVRSTQAVAGGGGGLFSRLRETFSGR
- a CDS encoding 16S rRNA (uracil(1498)-N(3))-methyltransferase, with amino-acid sequence MSRALFYVDAVPEVGGLAVVDGDEGFHAATVRRIRPGEELDLSDGAGTLAHCVIEDAVKGRLTARVLSVTDVPAAVPAVTVVQALPKSERSELAIELATEAGADAFVAWQSERCVARWDGTAKVEKGLRRWSAVARSAARQSRRPFVPSVSGPLSTAELVASIGEGSDGTGHVALVLHESAEVPLREVVSAATEAVTLIVGPEGGITDGELAALVGAGAVAVRLGPSVLRTSTAAAVALGALGVLTPRWQV
- a CDS encoding ESX-1 secretion-associated protein — translated: MGGKLTVETSELQALSTKQTDAAATFSAAGNTTSYVEVKVLATHGPLCMSTQSALSAANNARKAACEQMMNKSRNLASNLNKAAAQYDQTDAQEGSNLGKQMQI